A stretch of the Filimonas lacunae genome encodes the following:
- the thiC gene encoding phosphomethylpyrimidine synthase ThiC: MKQEKLPVQESDVTTGSISGSHKVYIAGSTPDIQVPMREITLSDNNLPVLVYDTSGSYTDSNAHIDIEKGLARNREKWIHDRNDTQLLETLSSEYGRTRLHDAALDNIRFKHLLHQPRKARPGYNVTQLHYARKGIITPEMEYIAIRENQQRQALQQATDPLWQQHRGQNFGANIPVQPITPEFVREEVARGRAIIPANINHPESEPMIIGRNFLVKINTNIGNSAVTSNIAEEVEKAVWSFRWGGDTLMDLSTGKNIHETREWIIRNSPVPVGTVPIYQALEKVNGKAENLTWEIFRDTLIEQAEQGVDYFTIHAGVLLRYIPLTAKRVTGIVSRGGSILAKWCLAHHKENFLYTHFEEICEIMKAYDVSFSLGDGLRPGSIADANDAAQFAELETLGELTQIAWKHDVQVMIEGPGHVPMHMIKENMNKQLALCNEAPFYTLGPLTTDIAPGYDHITSAIGAAMIGWFGTAMLCYVTPKEHLGLPNKKDVKDGIIAYKIAAHAADLAKGHPGAQHRDNALSKARFEFRWEDQFNLSLDPDTARAYHDATLPAEGAKTAHFCSMCGPNFCSMKITQEVRQYATDSGISETEALAAGMQQKAKEFTEQGNEIYL, encoded by the coding sequence CGATAGTAACGCGCACATTGATATAGAAAAAGGGCTGGCACGCAACAGGGAAAAATGGATACACGACCGGAACGACACACAATTGCTGGAAACCCTGTCATCGGAATATGGCCGCACCCGGCTACATGATGCTGCACTAGATAATATCCGGTTTAAGCACCTGCTGCACCAGCCCCGCAAAGCCCGCCCCGGTTATAACGTAACCCAACTGCATTATGCACGCAAAGGCATTATCACTCCTGAAATGGAATACATAGCCATTCGCGAAAACCAGCAAAGGCAGGCATTACAGCAGGCAACAGATCCTTTATGGCAACAACACCGGGGGCAAAACTTTGGTGCTAATATTCCCGTGCAGCCTATTACCCCCGAATTTGTAAGAGAAGAGGTAGCACGTGGCCGTGCCATTATACCCGCCAATATCAACCACCCCGAAAGTGAGCCCATGATCATTGGCCGCAACTTCCTGGTAAAAATCAACACCAACATTGGCAACTCGGCAGTGACTTCCAATATTGCCGAAGAAGTAGAAAAAGCAGTGTGGAGTTTTCGCTGGGGTGGCGATACCTTAATGGATTTATCTACCGGTAAAAACATTCATGAAACAAGGGAGTGGATTATACGCAACAGTCCTGTGCCCGTAGGTACTGTGCCCATTTACCAGGCGCTGGAAAAAGTAAACGGTAAAGCAGAAAACCTTACCTGGGAAATATTCCGCGATACACTGATTGAACAGGCAGAGCAGGGTGTGGATTACTTTACTATTCATGCCGGCGTGCTGTTGCGCTATATTCCCTTAACAGCCAAACGGGTTACAGGTATTGTATCGCGCGGGGGAAGCATTCTGGCTAAATGGTGCCTGGCCCATCACAAAGAAAATTTCCTGTACACGCATTTTGAAGAGATATGCGAAATTATGAAAGCCTATGATGTCAGCTTTTCGCTGGGCGATGGTTTACGCCCCGGCAGCATTGCCGATGCCAACGATGCAGCACAGTTTGCCGAACTGGAAACCCTGGGCGAGCTTACACAAATAGCCTGGAAGCACGATGTGCAGGTAATGATTGAAGGCCCCGGACATGTGCCTATGCATATGATTAAAGAAAACATGAACAAACAACTGGCCCTGTGTAATGAAGCGCCTTTTTATACGTTAGGACCACTCACTACTGATATAGCTCCCGGTTATGATCATATTACCTCGGCCATTGGTGCTGCCATGATAGGCTGGTTTGGCACTGCCATGCTGTGCTATGTTACCCCTAAAGAACACCTGGGCCTGCCCAATAAAAAAGATGTAAAAGATGGCATTATTGCTTATAAGATAGCTGCCCATGCCGCCGACCTGGCCAAAGGCCACCCCGGTGCGCAACACAGGGATAATGCTTTAAGCAAGGCGCGCTTTGAATTCAGATGGGAAGACCAGTTTAACTTATCGCTGGACCCCGACACTGCACGCGCCTACCACGATGCTACCCTGCCTGCCGAAGGCGCTAAAACAGCGCACTTCTGTTCTATGTGCGGCCCTAATTTCTGCTCTATGAAAATAACGCAGGAAGTACGGCAATATGCCACAGACAGTGGCATTAGCGAAACAGAAGCGCTTGCCGCCGGCATGCAGCAGAAAGCAAAAGAGTTTACCGAACAAGGCAATGAAATTTACCTGTAA
- a CDS encoding thiamine phosphate synthase, producing the protein MLLIAITSDCFFAEEPAAINAMFAAGLPCLHIRKPGATMQQISHLLQQIHTCYYPQISLHAHHHLAAGYPITRLHFTEQARANSQPHQWQQWQEKGYQLSTSIHQLHQLPALKGYFSYAFYGPVFNSISKQNYPGIANSHFYLHATQKSIPLIALGGITPHNITTVQQMNFDGVALLGCLWQQPQQAADIIASLLPTIHSL; encoded by the coding sequence ATGCTACTGATAGCTATTACCAGTGATTGCTTTTTTGCAGAGGAACCCGCTGCCATCAACGCTATGTTTGCAGCGGGGCTTCCTTGTTTGCATATACGCAAACCCGGCGCCACCATGCAACAGATAAGCCACCTGCTGCAACAGATACATACCTGTTACTACCCGCAAATAAGCCTGCATGCACATCATCACTTAGCGGCTGGTTACCCTATTACCCGGCTGCATTTTACTGAGCAGGCGCGTGCCAACAGCCAACCGCACCAGTGGCAACAGTGGCAGGAAAAGGGCTATCAACTCAGCACCTCCATACATCAGCTGCACCAGTTGCCCGCATTGAAAGGATATTTCAGCTATGCATTTTATGGCCCGGTGTTTAACAGCATTTCCAAACAAAACTATCCCGGCATAGCAAACAGCCATTTTTACCTGCATGCCACACAAAAAAGCATTCCGTTAATAGCATTAGGCGGTATTACCCCCCATAACATCACCACTGTGCAACAAATGAATTTTGATGGCGTGGCCTTATTGGGTTGTTTATGGCAACAACCGCAACAGGCAGCCGATATCATTGCTTCACTGTTACCCACCATTCATTCGTTATGA
- a CDS encoding thiamine phosphate synthase gives MSIHTATTPVIHPLHYISQEQAGLSHTTAIHQALDAGCRWIQLRVKEKTIQEITTLATQTQKLCKQYQAVFILNDYPAIARETGAHGVHLGLTDMPVAEARIIAGPHCIIGGTANTFAHIQQRTQEGCDYIGLGPFRFTTTKQKLSPVLGLQGYAAIVLQAHQQQLALPPVIAIGGITPEDVPGLMQTGVKGIALSGAITHAADRTQVVTYLHTLLNSQ, from the coding sequence ATGAGCATACACACAGCAACTACACCCGTTATTCATCCGCTGCATTATATATCGCAGGAGCAGGCAGGCCTATCACACACTACCGCCATACACCAGGCGTTGGATGCAGGCTGCCGCTGGATACAACTGCGGGTAAAAGAAAAAACCATACAGGAAATAACAACACTGGCCACGCAAACACAAAAGCTGTGCAAGCAATACCAGGCGGTGTTTATTCTCAACGACTATCCTGCCATAGCCAGGGAAACCGGCGCACATGGCGTGCACCTGGGCCTTACCGATATGCCCGTTGCAGAAGCCAGAATAATAGCCGGCCCTCACTGCATCATTGGTGGCACCGCCAACACCTTTGCACACATTCAGCAACGCACACAGGAAGGCTGTGATTACATTGGCCTTGGCCCCTTCCGGTTCACTACTACCAAACAAAAGCTCAGTCCTGTTCTTGGTTTGCAAGGCTATGCCGCAATCGTGCTGCAGGCACACCAACAGCAACTGGCGTTGCCGCCTGTGATAGCTATTGGCGGCATTACGCCCGAAGATGTGCCTGGCCTTATGCAAACCGGTGTTAAGGGCATAGCCTTGTCGGGCGCTATTACCCATGCAGCCGATCGCACACAGGTAGTAACCTATTTACATACTTTATTAAACAGTCAATAA
- a CDS encoding thiazole synthase has product MLTIAHQTFHSRLFTGTGKFSSAQLMEDALVASGTELVTVALKRVNLHQPQDDMLAHLTAHSHIQLLPNTSGVRTAREAVFAAQLAREALQTNWIKLEIHPDQRYLMPDAVETLLATEALAKEGFVVLPYIHADPVLCKRLEDVGAAAVMPLGSPIGSNKGLKTIDFLKIIIEQSNVPVIVDAGIGAPSHAAEAMEAGADAVLVNTAIAVSGNPVAMAQAFKLAVEAGRIAFEATLATPQLQAVASSPLTAFLDE; this is encoded by the coding sequence ATGTTAACTATTGCCCACCAAACATTTCACTCCCGCCTTTTTACCGGCACCGGTAAATTCAGCTCGGCACAACTGATGGAAGATGCCCTGGTAGCATCAGGTACAGAGCTGGTAACCGTTGCGTTAAAGCGCGTGAACCTGCACCAGCCACAGGATGATATGCTGGCACACCTGACAGCGCATTCCCACATACAGCTACTGCCTAATACCTCCGGTGTACGCACTGCCCGCGAAGCGGTGTTTGCAGCACAATTAGCCCGGGAAGCCTTACAAACCAACTGGATAAAACTGGAAATTCATCCCGATCAGCGCTACCTGATGCCCGATGCTGTAGAAACCTTACTGGCCACAGAAGCACTGGCCAAAGAAGGTTTTGTGGTGCTGCCTTATATCCATGCCGATCCCGTATTATGCAAACGACTGGAAGATGTTGGAGCAGCTGCCGTAATGCCATTAGGCTCGCCCATAGGCAGTAATAAAGGGCTGAAAACAATTGACTTTTTAAAAATCATTATTGAACAAAGTAATGTACCGGTGATTGTAGATGCCGGCATTGGTGCCCCGTCACATGCAGCAGAAGCCATGGAAGCAGGCGCAGATGCTGTGTTGGTAAACACCGCCATTGCCGTATCGGGTAATCCTGTGGCAATGGCACAAGCCTTTAAGCTGGCCGTAGAAGCCGGACGCATTGCCTTTGAAGCCACATTAGCCACCCCACAACTACAGGCAGTTGCCAGTAGTCCCTTAACCGCATTTTTAGATGAATAA
- the thiH gene encoding 2-iminoacetate synthase ThiH, whose protein sequence is MNNFSHLFNTYQWDAEKAGIYHKTTADVVRALQTPRPTLNDFKALISPAAAPLLETMAQRSRQLTQQHFGKTIQLYAPLYLSNECHNICTYCGFSMDNKVKRRTLQPTEIIQEAMAVKGMGYDHVLLVTGEANHTVHVPYFLQALELLRPYFSQLSMEVQPLDEEDYTPLIQAGLHAVLVYQETYHKEDYKKHHPKGKKSNFDYRLNTPDRLGSAGIHKIGLGVLIGLEDWRTDSFFTALHVSYLQKRYWKTRYSISFPRLRPFSGGLEPKVEMSDKELLQLICAYRICFPDMELSLSTRERPSFRNHAIGLGITSISAGSKTNPGGYAVAPESLEQFEISDERSPAEIAGMIMQQGYEPVWKNWDRSLF, encoded by the coding sequence ATGAATAACTTTAGCCACCTTTTCAATACCTATCAATGGGATGCAGAAAAAGCAGGCATCTATCACAAAACAACAGCCGATGTGGTACGGGCACTGCAAACCCCGCGCCCTACACTCAACGATTTTAAAGCGCTGATATCCCCGGCTGCCGCACCATTGCTGGAAACAATGGCGCAACGTAGCCGGCAGCTTACCCAACAGCATTTTGGTAAAACCATACAGCTCTATGCCCCACTGTATTTAAGCAACGAGTGCCACAACATTTGCACTTACTGTGGCTTTAGTATGGATAACAAAGTAAAACGGCGCACCCTGCAACCAACCGAAATAATACAGGAAGCCATGGCGGTAAAAGGCATGGGCTACGACCATGTGCTACTGGTTACCGGCGAAGCCAACCATACCGTGCATGTGCCTTACTTTTTGCAGGCGCTGGAATTATTACGCCCTTACTTTTCCCAGTTATCCATGGAAGTGCAGCCGCTGGATGAAGAAGATTATACGCCCCTGATACAAGCCGGCCTGCATGCTGTGCTGGTATACCAGGAAACTTACCATAAAGAAGACTATAAAAAGCACCACCCCAAAGGGAAGAAATCTAATTTCGATTACCGCTTAAACACGCCTGACCGGCTGGGCAGCGCAGGCATTCACAAAATAGGACTGGGCGTGTTAATAGGACTGGAAGACTGGCGCACCGATTCGTTTTTCACGGCCTTGCATGTTAGCTATCTGCAAAAGCGATATTGGAAAACAAGGTATAGCATCTCTTTTCCGCGCCTGCGTCCTTTTTCCGGTGGCCTGGAACCTAAAGTAGAAATGAGTGATAAGGAATTATTGCAACTGATATGTGCTTACCGCATTTGTTTCCCCGATATGGAGCTATCGCTTTCTACCCGCGAACGGCCTTCCTTTCGCAATCATGCCATAGGCCTGGGTATTACCAGCATCAGTGCCGGCTCTAAAACCAATCCCGGTGGCTATGCCGTTGCCCCTGAATCGCTGGAACAATTTGAAATTTCAGACGAAAGATCCCCCGCAGAAATTGCCGGCATGATTATGCAACAGGGCTATGAACCTGTATGGAAAAACTGGGACCGTTCTTTATTTTAA
- a CDS encoding HesA/MoeB/ThiF family protein: protein MQLTQHDLQRYTRQMLLPEIGVNGQLQLKQARVLVVGAGGLGCPFLQYLAAAGAGHIGIIDDDAVAISNLHRQILFNTNDVGKNKAATAAEKLLLLNPLIEVQAFATRLTADNATALISEYDVIADCSDNFETRYLVNDTCVQLNKPLISGSIFQFEGQLSVYNYQGGPTYRCLFPEPSEMAACGITGVVGVLPGIIGSYMANEAIKVICHTGTVLSGRLLVINILDNTIRLFQFSRQWIYA from the coding sequence ATGCAGCTTACACAACACGATTTACAACGTTATACCCGGCAGATGCTTTTACCCGAAATAGGGGTGAACGGACAACTGCAATTAAAACAAGCCCGGGTGCTGGTAGTAGGTGCCGGGGGATTGGGTTGCCCCTTTTTACAATACCTGGCAGCAGCCGGCGCAGGCCACATAGGCATTATAGATGATGACGCTGTTGCCATTAGCAACCTGCACCGCCAGATATTATTTAACACCAATGATGTAGGAAAAAATAAAGCGGCCACCGCCGCCGAAAAACTGTTACTGCTGAATCCGCTTATTGAAGTGCAGGCTTTTGCCACCCGGCTAACCGCAGACAATGCCACCGCATTGATCAGCGAGTACGATGTGATAGCAGACTGTTCGGATAATTTTGAAACCCGTTACCTGGTAAACGATACCTGCGTGCAACTGAACAAGCCATTGATATCAGGATCGATCTTTCAATTTGAGGGACAACTTTCGGTGTATAACTACCAGGGAGGGCCTACCTATCGCTGCCTTTTTCCCGAACCTTCGGAAATGGCCGCTTGTGGTATCACAGGTGTAGTAGGTGTTTTACCCGGCATTATCGGTTCCTATATGGCCAATGAAGCTATTAAAGTCATCTGCCATACAGGAACCGTGTTATCAGGCCGGTTACTGGTCATTAATATTCTGGACAACACAATCCGGCTGTTTCAATTCAGCCGGCAATGGATATATGCTTAG
- a CDS encoding PKD domain-containing protein, whose translation MKKLLLLLLFTGITTHLLADHLKGGWISYEYLGVGATANTSQYRIHVNQYLLCSSTPGQIDSVIYMGIFNADNNIITNRIQLNLVSTDIENKVSFSSCVDPIPTVCYRIDKYQTTVTLNNNTNGYIIAVQRCCRIAGIINVTNSATVGITYTNHIPGVLNQQDYYNNNSPIFAQKDTAVICYNSPFTFDFSATDIDGDSLVYSFTDGITGGGQEQSQIKPNPPSNPPYTSIPYSGSYSGSLPMGNNVTIDASTGIISGRAPSQTGDYVVAVVANEYRNGVLIGSTRKEIHITVTNCSVSAAALEAEYFSCNSFTNTFLNESTNSNIVSYQWDFGIPGITTDTSSEASPSYTYSDTGTYTIKLIVVAGDDCIDSATAILKVYPGFTPDFTVNGSCVQNPYQFTDATYTRYGYVNSWSWNFGDITTTADTSHLQNPTYLYPDTTTTTVELIVSNSKGCIDTIAKRLIVIDKPLLSVPFKDTLICSIDTLQLSATGTGSFSWTPTTYMLNSASSNPLVFPKDTTVYVVTLNNYGCHSTDTITVNVLDYITVTLPPDTTICKTDSIVLNPVSYALQYAWSPATGLSSSTVKNPAASPAEDITYQVTANLGKCQDKASIHVKVVPYPQVIATGDTTICFAAVTPLSAATTASKYQWSPANSLLNANTLHPTAGPQSTTTYYITVSDTLGCPKSTVDSVIVNVIPRVIAHAGNDTAVVSGQPLQLQASGGEYYTWSPTTGLSSASIADPIATLYSTIDSITYTVKVSTAEGCYATDNITVKIYKTRPEIFVPSGFTPNADGLNDVFKPILAGMRKLVYFNVYNRLGQLLYSTRQEGEGWDGTFKGEPQAPGTYVYSAQAIDYENVTVNRKGTVVLIR comes from the coding sequence ATGAAGAAACTTTTGCTACTTCTTTTATTTACAGGTATTACAACCCACCTGTTGGCAGATCACTTAAAAGGTGGCTGGATATCTTATGAATACCTGGGTGTGGGCGCAACAGCCAACACCTCACAATACCGCATACACGTAAACCAATACCTGTTGTGTTCATCCACGCCCGGCCAGATAGACTCAGTTATATACATGGGTATTTTTAATGCCGACAATAATATTATAACCAACAGGATACAGCTAAACCTGGTTTCTACCGATATTGAAAACAAAGTTTCTTTTAGTAGCTGCGTAGACCCTATACCTACCGTATGTTACAGAATTGACAAATACCAGACCACCGTTACGCTAAATAATAATACCAATGGCTATATCATAGCAGTGCAACGTTGCTGCCGCATTGCTGGCATTATTAACGTAACCAACTCGGCAACAGTGGGCATTACCTATACCAATCATATTCCCGGTGTATTGAATCAACAGGATTATTATAACAATAACAGTCCCATTTTTGCGCAGAAAGACACAGCAGTTATCTGCTATAACTCACCTTTCACATTCGATTTCAGCGCCACCGATATAGATGGCGATTCGCTGGTATATTCTTTTACAGATGGTATTACCGGCGGCGGTCAGGAACAATCGCAGATTAAACCTAACCCGCCCAGCAATCCGCCTTATACTTCTATTCCTTACAGTGGCAGCTACTCAGGCAGCCTGCCTATGGGCAACAACGTTACCATAGATGCCAGCACAGGTATCATTTCCGGAAGAGCGCCCTCACAAACCGGCGATTATGTGGTAGCAGTAGTAGCCAATGAATACCGGAACGGCGTACTGATAGGAAGCACGCGAAAAGAAATTCATATTACCGTAACCAACTGTAGCGTATCGGCAGCAGCACTGGAAGCAGAATATTTTTCCTGTAATAGTTTTACCAACACATTTCTCAACGAAAGCACCAACTCCAATATCGTCAGTTACCAGTGGGACTTTGGCATTCCCGGCATTACCACTGATACTTCCAGCGAAGCATCGCCCAGCTATACCTATAGCGACACCGGTACCTATACCATTAAACTGATAGTGGTAGCCGGCGACGATTGTATTGACTCTGCTACCGCCATCTTAAAAGTTTATCCGGGCTTTACACCCGATTTTACCGTTAATGGCAGCTGCGTTCAAAATCCCTATCAATTTACAGATGCCACTTATACGCGGTACGGTTATGTAAACAGCTGGAGCTGGAACTTTGGAGATATTACCACCACTGCCGATACCTCGCACCTGCAAAACCCTACCTATCTGTATCCTGATACCACTACTACTACTGTGGAACTGATTGTAAGCAACAGCAAAGGATGCATTGATACCATAGCCAAAAGGCTTATTGTTATTGACAAACCTTTACTGAGTGTTCCGTTTAAAGACACGTTGATCTGTAGCATTGATACATTACAACTAAGCGCAACCGGCACCGGTAGTTTTTCGTGGACGCCTACCACTTATATGCTAAACTCTGCCAGCAGCAACCCGCTGGTTTTTCCTAAAGACACTACCGTGTATGTTGTAACCTTAAACAATTATGGCTGCCACAGCACAGATACCATTACAGTGAATGTGCTGGACTATATAACCGTTACTCTACCACCAGATACTACCATCTGTAAAACAGACAGCATTGTATTAAACCCGGTAAGTTATGCCCTGCAATATGCCTGGTCGCCGGCCACCGGCCTTAGCAGCAGTACCGTTAAAAATCCGGCAGCCAGCCCTGCTGAAGACATTACCTACCAGGTAACTGCCAACCTGGGCAAATGCCAGGATAAAGCTTCTATTCATGTGAAGGTGGTGCCTTATCCACAGGTAATAGCCACCGGCGACACTACCATTTGCTTTGCTGCTGTAACACCATTATCAGCAGCTACCACAGCCAGCAAATACCAATGGAGTCCGGCCAATTCTTTATTAAACGCCAACACGCTACACCCAACAGCAGGCCCACAAAGCACTACCACTTATTATATTACTGTTTCAGATACATTGGGCTGTCCTAAATCTACCGTTGACTCCGTGATAGTGAACGTGATACCCAGGGTAATAGCCCATGCAGGTAACGACACCGCTGTTGTAAGCGGCCAGCCCCTGCAATTGCAGGCCAGTGGCGGCGAATACTATACCTGGTCGCCCACCACCGGTTTATCCTCTGCCAGCATAGCCGATCCTATAGCCACTTTATACAGCACCATCGACTCTATTACTTATACCGTAAAAGTATCTACTGCCGAAGGTTGTTATGCTACAGATAACATCACCGTTAAAATATATAAAACCCGCCCCGAAATATTTGTGCCTTCCGGCTTTACACCTAATGCAGATGGTTTAAATGATGTATTTAAACCTATCCTGGCAGGCATGCGAAAGCTGGTATATTTTAATGTGTACAACCGCCTGGGTCAGCTGCTGTACAGCACCCGGCAGGAAGGAGAAGGATGGGATGGTACCTTTAAAGGCGAGCCACAAGCGCCAGGCACCTATGTGTATTCGGCACAGGCAATAGATTATGAAAATGTAACCGTAAACAGAAAGGGTACCGTAGTGCTTATCCGGTAA
- a CDS encoding GNAT family N-acetyltransferase encodes MSQLSIIQVTEASSSFLPFIEQLYTQAFPWEERRDFATVKQLLAHPLMQVQVALNEENIPVGFAITWQLTGCLFIEHIATAEQHRSKGYGSAFMQALLAVHPLCLLEIEPVTDSTTQRRLAFYQLYGFLPIDIVYYQPPYHPHLAPLPMQLLSYPLVSQAHAGNIIAEIYQTVYQQMLS; translated from the coding sequence ATGAGCCAGTTAAGTATAATACAGGTTACAGAAGCCAGCAGTTCTTTTTTACCCTTTATAGAACAGCTATACACCCAGGCCTTTCCCTGGGAGGAAAGAAGAGATTTTGCTACAGTAAAGCAACTGCTTGCACACCCACTTATGCAGGTACAGGTGGCATTGAATGAAGAAAACATACCTGTAGGCTTTGCTATTACCTGGCAATTAACGGGTTGTTTATTTATAGAACACATTGCCACCGCCGAACAACACAGAAGTAAAGGTTATGGCAGTGCTTTTATGCAGGCATTGCTGGCAGTGCATCCGCTTTGCCTGCTGGAAATTGAACCGGTAACGGACAGCACTACCCAAAGAAGGCTCGCTTTTTACCAGCTTTATGGCTTTTTACCTATAGATATCGTTTATTACCAGCCACCTTATCACCCCCACCTGGCGCCTTTGCCCATGCAACTGCTTTCGTATCCCCTTGTTTCCCAGGCACATGCAGGCAATATAATAGCTGAAATTTATCAAACCGTTTATCAGCAGATGCTTTCATAA
- the trxA gene encoding thioredoxin produces MAKAFTDSNFKQEVLENDQLTVVDFWAEWCGPCRAIGPVIEELATAYQGKVNIGKLDVDNNPEVSVQYGITSIPAILFLKNGQVVDKQLGAVPKSVLEKKIQAHL; encoded by the coding sequence ATGGCAAAAGCATTTACAGATAGCAACTTTAAACAGGAAGTATTGGAAAACGACCAATTAACTGTAGTAGACTTCTGGGCAGAATGGTGTGGTCCTTGTCGCGCCATAGGTCCGGTAATTGAAGAATTAGCCACCGCTTACCAGGGTAAAGTAAACATTGGTAAGCTGGATGTAGATAATAACCCGGAAGTAAGTGTGCAGTATGGCATCACTTCTATTCCGGCCATCCTGTTCTTAAAAAATGGTCAAGTAGTGGATAAACAGTTAGGTGCTGTTCCAAAAAGTGTTTTGGAAAAGAAAATACAGGCACACCTGTAA
- a CDS encoding AraC family transcriptional regulator: MDNIPIHRLHEQTTLGLIIHRVQEFDAKKEVPGIHRDDHYIFAIQEKGASYVTVDFTPLHVQGSAMMYILPGQVHHGFLVQDVAGWFIAVDTHLLTEEYRNVFETCLLTQHLFLTPALQQEIISCLQLLYKQYQQPEHTPFRKQIIHSLLHSVVGIIAAGFLEQEAANERSHTRPILITRQFKASLLKQYATQKSPAAYAKAMHLSLSYLNECVKSVTGFSVTYWIQHEVMLEAKRLLYYTEMNIKQIAFTLGYNDHAYFSRLFTKATGISALQFRKQYRE, from the coding sequence ATGGACAACATACCTATACATAGGTTACACGAACAAACCACCCTGGGCTTGATTATTCACCGGGTACAGGAGTTTGATGCCAAAAAAGAAGTACCCGGCATACACCGGGATGATCATTACATTTTTGCTATCCAGGAAAAGGGAGCCAGCTATGTAACGGTAGACTTTACCCCTTTGCACGTACAAGGCAGCGCCATGATGTATATCCTTCCCGGGCAGGTACATCATGGCTTTCTGGTTCAGGATGTAGCAGGCTGGTTCATTGCCGTAGACACCCACCTGCTTACAGAAGAATATCGCAACGTGTTTGAAACCTGTTTGCTTACCCAGCACTTATTTTTAACCCCTGCACTACAGCAGGAAATTATATCCTGCCTGCAGTTGTTATATAAACAGTATCAACAACCAGAGCATACCCCTTTTCGTAAACAGATAATTCATTCGCTGTTACATTCCGTGGTGGGCATTATAGCAGCCGGCTTCCTGGAGCAGGAGGCGGCCAACGAACGTTCGCACACTCGCCCCATATTAATTACCCGGCAGTTCAAAGCTTCCTTACTAAAACAGTATGCTACCCAAAAAAGCCCGGCTGCCTATGCCAAAGCCATGCACCTGTCTTTATCCTATTTAAATGAATGCGTGAAATCGGTTACCGGGTTTAGCGTTACCTATTGGATACAACATGAAGTAATGCTGGAAGCCAAAAGGCTTTTGTACTACACCGAAATGAACATAAAACAAATTGCCTTTACCCTCGGCTATAACGATCACGCTTATTTTTCCCGGCTGTTTACTAAAGCTACGGGTATCTCTGCCCTGCAATTTCGCAAGCAATACCGCGAATAA
- a CDS encoding SIP domain-containing protein, which translates to MNSIKQKAIAILEKTVLKAGTVLDVRFWEPATFVEIDVHLPETDMRQWNASVQHMKCKVAPATYRDYTPACWDAGTHTCTLFINTSHQGAGSKWAGSLQKGDTIEYLGISGTSHKPLPENQWVFIGDNSSIGHFLALQQLATPGIEISGAIALPPQHHRQFAEYLSLPVTIVNASEKGGSTTLTHWLQQQRYSNAAIYIAGHIPTSVTLRSQAKQNRNIEGRVKVQGFWD; encoded by the coding sequence ATGAACAGCATTAAACAAAAAGCAATAGCAATACTGGAAAAAACGGTACTGAAAGCAGGTACAGTACTGGATGTGCGCTTTTGGGAGCCAGCTACCTTTGTTGAGATAGATGTGCATTTGCCCGAAACTGATATGCGCCAATGGAACGCTTCTGTGCAGCATATGAAATGTAAAGTGGCCCCGGCCACTTACCGCGATTACACCCCTGCCTGCTGGGATGCAGGCACACATACCTGTACCTTATTTATCAATACATCGCACCAGGGAGCCGGAAGTAAATGGGCTGGTTCTTTGCAAAAAGGAGATACTATTGAATACTTAGGTATATCAGGCACCAGCCACAAACCATTGCCCGAAAACCAATGGGTGTTTATAGGAGATAACAGCAGTATTGGTCACTTTCTGGCTTTACAACAGTTAGCCACACCCGGCATTGAGATCAGTGGCGCCATTGCCTTGCCCCCGCAACATCACCGGCAGTTTGCCGAATATTTATCGTTGCCGGTAACCATTGTAAACGCCAGCGAAAAAGGCGGTAGCACCACCTTAACCCATTGGCTGCAACAACAACGCTACAGCAATGCTGCTATATACATAGCAGGCCATATCCCTACCTCTGTAACCCTGCGTTCACAGGCTAAACAAAACCGCAATATAGAAGGCCGGGTAAAAGTGCAGGGGTTCTGGGATTAA